In a single window of the Tribolium castaneum strain GA2 chromosome 8, icTriCast1.1, whole genome shotgun sequence genome:
- the LOC656115 gene encoding putative fatty acyl-CoA reductase CG5065: MAELPTITEFFRGKNIFITGGSGFIGKVLVEKLLRSCPDLANIYLLMREKKGKNLEERIKLITDLPLFDQIKSKNPKILDKIKIINGDVTRLGLGLTPADRQLFVHNINIIFHGAASVRFDDALSDAVLLNTRGTREVVNLALAMKNLLTFVHISTTYCNTDRKVIGEQLYPAHADWRKTIEIAESVDRHALNILTEKYIHPLPNTYTFTKSLAEHVVYDLCKGKIPAVIFRPSIVISTAHEPFPGWIDNFNGPVGLLVASGKGIVHTVYSDPDVIADYVPVDILAKAMIIAAWKQAVKTKSPERLNPVFYNGSNNDVQPITMGDMVEMGKGICEDVPFNDVLWYPSGSVNKCYYAYLLKVYFYHLLPALIIDGLLKVMGKKPM, encoded by the exons ATGGCCGAACTTCCAACAATCACCGAATTTTTCCgcggaaaaaatattttcataacgGGCGGAAGCGGCTTTATCGGGAAAGTCCTAGTGGAAAAGTTGCTACGATCATGCCCCGATTTGGCCAACATTTACTTACTCATGCGGGAGAAAAAAGGGAAAAATTTGGAGGAAAGAATCAAACTCATAACAGACCTGCCG CTTTTTGACCAAATCAAATCGAAAAACCCGAAAATTTTggacaaaatcaaaatcatcAATGGTGACGTTACTCGGCTGGGCCTCGGCCTCACTCCCGCCGATCGCCAATTATTCGTCCACAACATCAATATTATCTTCCACGGAGCGGCCTCTGTGCGTTTTGATGACGCTCTCAGCGATGCTGTTTTGTTAAATACGAGGGGCACCCGTGAAGTCGTCAATCTTGCGTTGGCCATGAAAAATCTACTCACTTTCGTCCACATCTCGACGACTTATTGCAACACAGATCGCAAAGTGATTGGCGAACAGCTGTACCCAGCCCACGCTGATTGGCGGAAAACAATTGAAATTGCGGAAAGTGTTGACAGACACGCTTTGAATATCTTGACAGAAAAATACATACATCCTTTGCCCAACACTTACACTTTTACGAAATCGTTGGCCGAACATGTGGTCTATGACCTGTGCAAGGGGAAAATACCGGCGGTGATTTTTCGACCTTCGATTG TCATTTCCACCGCACACGAGCCATTCCCGGGCTGGATTGACAATTTCAACGGCCCGGTGGGCCTGCTGGTGGCCTCCGGCAAAGGCATCGTGCACACCGTTTACAGCGACCCCGACGTAATCGCCGACTACGTCCCAGTGGACATCCTCGCCAAAGCAATGATCATAGCAGCGTGGAAACAGGCCGTCAAGACCAA GTCTCCCGAGCGCCTAAACCCCGTCTTCTACAACGGCAGCAACAACGACGTGCAGCCCATCACCATGGGCGACATGGTCGAGATGGGCAAGGGCATCTGCGAGGACGTGCCCTTCAACGACGTGCTATGGTACCCCTCCGGGTCGGTGAACAAGTGCTACTACGCCTACTTGCTCAAAGTGTACTTCTACCATCTGCTCCCGGCGCTCATCATCGACGGGCTGCTCAAAGTCATGGGCAAGAAACCCATGTAA